In the Gallaecimonas pentaromativorans genome, one interval contains:
- a CDS encoding DNA/RNA non-specific endonuclease: MTHAFHAYLNPEDTELNESSTFSEMKNIFKNNTRVLFSEKTNLITKKDEQGRPISVEATLKSTHSGKRSSTESKLQGSVGGDDRLEDDDGGHLIGHRFMSDQGIKNLFPQNSNLNRGVYKTMENEWADWTKEGYEVRLKVKLDPKGSSRPETLLQAIQ, translated from the coding sequence ATGACTCATGCATTCCATGCATACCTAAATCCAGAAGACACCGAATTAAACGAAAGTTCGACATTTTCTGAAATGAAGAACATTTTCAAAAACAATACCCGTGTATTGTTTTCCGAAAAAACGAACCTTATTACGAAGAAGGACGAGCAAGGACGCCCAATATCTGTCGAGGCAACATTAAAAAGTACTCATTCAGGAAAACGCTCCAGTACAGAATCGAAACTCCAAGGTTCAGTTGGTGGTGATGATAGACTCGAAGATGATGACGGCGGTCACTTGATCGGACACCGCTTTATGTCCGACCAGGGAATAAAGAACTTGTTTCCTCAAAATTCTAACCTCAACCGTGGCGTTTATAAAACCATGGAGAATGAGTGGGCTGACTGGACTAAAGAAGGTTATGAAGTTAGATTAAAGGTAAAACTTGACCCAAAAGGTTCATCTAGACCGGAAACATTATTGCAAGCTATTCAATAA